The stretch of DNA ACATTTTCTTACCTAGCAGCCTCTGTAATGAGCAtagagagggaaggaaatgtgGATTAAAGCCAATAAGTTCCCTGAAGAAATGTCTTGTtactcttccctctccctttttGACCATCTCCCTCTCATACATacacaatacatacacacatgcacgtgtgcacacacgcatacacacaatTGCCCTGCAAAGCTATTCACCCAACCTACCTACTGCTACAGAATCTCTATGCAAACTGCCAGTCCTAGATTCATGAAATTAGAATTGCTTGGTCCCCAACCCTCGGGACCACTGTTCCTGTGAGTCCCACCTGGTCACTCACCGTTTGATGGCTTTGGATGCATCAGGATCAAGGGGAGCTCCACACCAACATCACTGCAAGGATCCCAAGATTGGGTTACAGATCTCCCTCCAAGGCTACTCCCTGAACCTCTCTCCCTCAGTTTTTTGGTCCTAGGGTGCCCTTAGATTCTCCCTTATCACTCTTTTGATCTTCTGATTGCATCCTCCCTTTCTTGCCctggttccccccaccccacagtcTCTTACCTGGCTGTCAGGTCGCCTAGGATGCTGAGGGTAGAATGACACCCTAAAATTAGCAGCTGGAAATGGAAAGTAGCAACCTAATTTGACAGGGGAATTAGGGATTGTAAGGCCAACTCAACCACAGAATCGGTTTCTGGAAGGGAAGGTGGCCTGCTCATGGAGCTCACAGGTTTGGGAAATGGGTCCAGAGAAGGGGCGAGTTGAATGGGTCAGTCCaactgggaagaaaacaaaagtggctccccagcccctgcccagacAGACCCTGCATTCTCACTCACCCTCCACAGGACACCATCAGGTTGACTCTGACTTTGTAGGACACCAGGATCCCCAGCAGCTCCTTGTCCACTCCTGGTCGAAGACTGGGAGGTGGTAGTATTCATCGTTGTGTGTTTGAGGGGAAATGGCTGTGAGGGAGCTAACTCATTCCGTCCCCCAGTCCCTTCCTGTGCATCTTTTGTCATCTGACAGGTCTCCCAGGCTCTGATCTCCGACTCACTGGGATCGCATTTCTGTTCCTCAAATCCAGTTTTACCATATCACCCTCTGCTCAGGAGGCTACCTCTCTGAATATAATTAATACACTGCTTGACTTTCACAACCCTTAACAATTTGGTCCCACCTAGCCTCTCTAACCTTCCTGCCCTAACTCCCTAACACCTGGGGTACGACCTAACCGGACCCATCCTCTCTCCTTGCTCAGAACAAGCCGTGCAGATTCTTACCTTCTAACGTTTTCCCAGGCTATATTCTCAACCTGgaactctcttttcttcctctattgCTATCCAAATCCAACACATTCTTCAAGATCTAGCTCCTTCTGTCTCCTCCAGCTATGCTGGCTTCTTTGAACTCCTATTGGATTTTTAATCTGAACTACACATACTAACATTTAACTGATAGATGGCATTCAcattcctctttaatttttttaatataaatatttattttaattggaagctaattactttacaatattgtattggttttgcacatcaacatgaatccgccatgggtgtacacgtgttccccatcctgaaccccgctcccacctccctccccatcccatccctcagggtcatcccagtgcaccagccccgagcaccctatatcatgcatcgaacctggactggcgattcgtttcacatatgataatatacatgtttcagtgccattctgcCAGATTATCCCACcatcgccctctcccacagagtccaaaagactgttctatacatctgtgtctcttttgctgtctcgtatacagggttatcgttaccatctttctaaattctatatatatgcattagtatactatattggtgtttttctttctggcttacttcactctgtatgataggctccagtttcatccacctcattagaactgattcaaatgtattctttttaatggctgagtagtactcccttgtgtatatgcaccatagctttcttatccattcatctgctgatggacatctaggttgcttccatgtcctggctattataaacagtgctgcgatgaacattggggtacacgtgtctgtttcaattctggtttccttggtgtgtatgcccagcagtgggattgctgggttgcaTTCCTCTTTGTTCCCCATTTCAGCCATAAACTGAAGGCAGAGACTATCTTCAACTTCTTTGTACCCTCCCACATTGCTTAGCATAGAAATGATTATGTAACAAGCATTCAGTGAAAACTGACTGATTGAAAAATAAGGCACAGGAgttccctagtggtacagtggataagaatctgcctgccagtgcaggggacacaggttcggtccctggtccaggaagattccacatgctgcagggcaactaagcccttgtgccacaaccactgaagcccacactctagagcccatgctccgcaaacAGAtgccaccacaatgaagagtagcccctgctcacctcaactacagaaagcccacacacagcaacaaagaccctgttCAGCcaaaagtaattaattttaagaaaaggaaaatacagaaagcCATATGATCTTGGAGATTTTCCAAGATTTTTCATTGCCCTGGGATGCTGATCCTCTATCTCCAAAGTAATGCTATTGGGATGATTTCTCAGTCTCTTTCAGGCAATAACAATGTATTGCTACATGATTGATAAAGCACAGAGAAAGGCAGTGGGAATGAATGCTTGTCAGATGGTGGCAGATGGTTTTCGGTAGGAGACACATCTTACACTAGGGCCTCCAAATGTTAGGCATCAGACCAAATGAATGATGATGTAATTCTGTCAGTTCCTATCATATTCTTTTTTGtcctcttttctctccatttctcatcTGTCTTCCACTGAACTTCTATCTTCACTAGAGAGTAGCTGCTACAGAGATCACAGTGTTAGAGCCAGATGACGTGATAGCATCTTTTCCACCTCTGCCACTGTGCAAGCTTGGACAAGTTCCTtcgtctctctgagcctcagggccATTAAGTGTAAAATAGAATAAGAACACATACCCAGCCTAATGGGATTCTTATGAGGATAACAGTACCATACATAAGACCTTTCTgagctttaaaatattatacaacaTAAGGAATTTTTCCTAtccactttttcctttcttgttgcCTATGACCTAAGCCTGTCCTTGGTCCCATGGGTATTATTTAGCTTACTGTTGGCCCTCTTGCCAAGAGGTGTCtctgaatgtttaaaatttttttgaaacagGTAGGCTTCATTGAAGGTGAAACCTCAGAACTGTGTATATAGCACACAGAATGGGTTGTGGGGTAGAAAATGAAGGCCAGGAGTTACATGTGAGCTTACATTGTGCTAGAGGCCAGATTGGTGTCACCCTGCTTGAGTTTGCCATCCAGTGCCAGGCCCTGTTTGTGGCAGTTGTCTGCCAAGAGCGGGGTTACTGCAAAGCTCTTGGAGAAGGTGGAGTTAGCAGCTATAGTCtccctttgaaagaaaagaagagaagaacttAAGCTAGGCTTGCCAACTAAGTGATTCTTATTCCCAAGAGTATTTTGCACAATTCCATGAACCTACTGGAATATCCAAGAGAGCAGACATGTCTGACTGTGGAGAGTGGGAATGATTCACTCTGGTGGGAAATCATCTTATGCCCCCACCCTCTCTCAGAATTCGATGATCCTCTTGTGTGTATCCTCCCTCTAGCTCTCTTGAGAATCCCTCCCTTTTTCCACGTCAGCCCTCACCTTGACCTTCCTCAGTCCTGGCCTCTTCCccacttccttctttccccaatcctctcctctgcctccagaCCCCAACCCTCTTTCCACCACCCTACCCTTCAGCTCTCTGACCCCAGCCCCGGCGCCAGCTCACGTGAACTCCTGAACGAACACAGTCTTGGTGTACTTGTCTAGTGAATACAGGACGACATCTGTGATCTGGTCGACTGCAGAGCCAGGAAAAGCACATGACTATAGTTAGTCATCCTCAAGACCCCAACTCACTGCCCTTGTACACGGGCACACTTCATGTGGTGTACTAAGATGTGCATATATGGATGAACAGAGATGTATGTTTTGATAAGCTTGCAATGGAGGGAAAGCCTAGATGAATGCAGACTGGGTAAGTGGGGGCAGAGTTCTGGAAAGACGTATGGATTTGGGACCAGAGGCAGGGAGACAGGAAAAGAAGCTCAcctgaaatcttgatttttttGATGACCTTGTTGGTAGAGTTGTtgatggaaacattgacagagaTGGGTTGGCCATGATAATTTACCTAAAGCAGGAGGAGAGGCCCGTTATAAGGTTGGAGGGAGAACACTCAGATAAAGACCTAGAATTTGTTTCCTCATCACTCTTGCCGACCTGGCCTCCACCCTTGTCTTCCCAAGTAGGAGATCAATAAAGAAAGGGTTTCAGAGCGGTTGCACGCTAGGGGACAAGAAATGGGGGTCACAAACCTCCTTGTCCATCCAGGCCTGGAGTTGTAGGGGCTGAGCTGACAGGAGGAAGCGGCGCACAGTCTGGGCCCAGGGGCCAGGGCCTGGTTCCAGGGGGGCAAACTGTATTTTCCGAATCACCAGCCGCACAGAGTCTCTAAGTAGAGGCCAAGGGGACAGCCAGAACATCTCCTTAGGACCCACAGCCCTTTCTTGTGCCAAACCTATAGCCCAGTCCTCACTTGGGTGGTGGAGGTGGCAGAAGGTTTCCCTCAGAGAATGCCTCTGGACCCTCAAGGTAGGTATCTAGACCATAGGTCAGCAAACTATGGCTCACTGGCTAAGTCTGGTCTGCTGCTTATGTCTGTATGGCCCACAAGCTAAAAATGGTCATTATATTTTCAagtgattgaaaaaaaatcaaagaataataTATCATGACATgtggaaattatataaaattgaaatttcaATGTTCATAAAGTATTGGGACACAGCCATGCTTGTTCATTTGCATACTGCCCATGGCTGTTTCCATGCTGCAGTGGCACAGTTCAGTAGGTGCAACAGGAAGTACATTGTTCACAAAGCCTAATATTTCTTGTCTGGCTTTTGACAGAAGAGTTTGCTGACCCCATGCTCTAgagcaaagaagagaaattaGAGGGGAATCAGAAATGGGCATCTGAATTGGTGGTGATGCTGCTACAGAGGTTAGAAGTAAGGATGTTTCTGTCCTGAGAGCAAGATCTGTTTCCTGGTGCAGGCTAGAGGCAGGGATTTGGAAGTTGACCACAGAAACACCTCTTGGAGACTTTCTCCTCCAGGTTTTCGGCACAGAAACTCTTCACTTCAAAGTCAACACCGCAGGCCTGCAAAGGGGCAGAGGCAAAGAGAACTCATTTCTGACACTGCCCACTCCCTTCCTCATGGGTTTATAAGGAAATATCTGATCCCATCCGTTAGCTGTCCCTTTCTCCAGTCTTGTCCATTTATCCCTCTGTCCATCTTTTTGAGAACCCAGACCTCACCTTTCCTGTATCATCAGGACCTGGCTGCAGTGTCACCGAACAGGGCAGGTTGACAACCATCTAAAGGATCAGAAGGAGGtcagcaaacagaagaaatagGGACCCCTTTCCTCTGTTCTCCTTGTTTAGCTTCCTCTCTTAATCTTCCCTAGAAGCCTTACCTAGGGCTTGGGGTCAGTACCTGCAGGGTAAAGGGGTAGGCATTGTCCCCCAGCTTGTGCAGCAGTCGCTCCTGCAGGACTGTGAGGGGGCCCCGGGGGCTGCTGGACTCAGCTGGGACCACTTGCTGGACCTGTACGTACAGATCTTTGCGGAATGTCAGACCAATCACATCCAAGTCATCATGGCCGTAGCGAAAGGCACAGGTCAACATGACAAACACTGCAGGCAAAGGAACAAGAGAGTGACCTGTCAGGTCTGAGGGGAAAGGAGATCTTAACAGTGGCAGAGGAAGCTCAGAGGAAGACATGGAGAAACAATGTAATATTATCAAACCAGTATGGCCATAAAGAAAAGGATTAACACATTTGACtacagtaaaatttaaaacttctttacATTAAGTATctttataaataatgaaacaaGCAAAAGcctgaggaaatatttgcaacaccTGTAACAAAAGTTTAGTGTTCATAGTATCTAAAAACACTCCCacaaatcagtaataaaaatacaaacattccAATATAAAAGTGTTCAAAATGTATGAATAGGCTCTACACAGAAGCGTGGAATGGAATAGCCAATGAAGTATGAAAACATGTCCACTCTTATTAgtaatcagataaatgcaaattaaagccacaatgagataacatTTCTGCCTCCTCAGACTgtcaaaaatttttaagtctgACAGCACTAAATGTTGAGCAATGCTCCAGATATGAAACAATTGATTACATACTGTGGTGGGAGTATATGTttgtacagccactttggaaaactgtggGCACTGTCCAATAAAGTGGAATCTGCTCGTATCTTATGAAATAAGAAGAATTTAGTAGAACTCTTGCTCTTGTTTGTAAGGAGAAATATATGAAATGTCCATGGCATCAGTGTTTGTCATAGCATAAAACTGGAAATGATTTAAATACCTATCAGTGGGAGAGTGGGTAAACAGTTATGGTATATTCATATTGTGGAATATTAAACTGAGATTAAAATAATGAACCTGAACTCCATGTATTAACATGGTTAAGTCTCAAAAGTTGAGTAAAAGAAGAATGATATACACAATCATACCATGTATATAAAGTTGAAAAGCATGTAGAACAATACCAAAGTTGCTcactgatatataaatataaagttaGAAGTATAGAAACATCATGGGAACAATAAATGTCAAATTTAGAATAGTTATTACCTgaggtggagggaggaaggagtaTGGGATTAGGGAAGGATACGCAGGAGACTTCAGTTGGTTTctgtaattctttttaaaactagGTGATGGGTACAGGGTATTCATTGCGTAATTCTCTAGGGTCAGAACCTAGGTTTGCATACGACTTGTAGAAATCTGTCGTgttgtctgagcctcagttattTCACCTGTCAATAATAGGACTGCAGAAGAGCTCTACagttattatctctgttttacaggtAGAGAAAATGAGCTCAGAGCAGCTAAATGACAGCCCAGGATTTTAACTCAGACATGACTCTAAAGCCCAGACTCGTGTGCACAACTTAACTCACAGGGTGGTTGTAAGGAGGTGATGTACGAGAAATCCCTGTGGAAATTTAAATTATAGAtgtggatgatgatgatgatcatgggaatattagagaaatggaacaaTAATAATTATACATCACAGCTAGTACCTAAGATTATTGGGACAAATAGAAAGCTACGTCATGCACTAGTGGAGTGTGGGACGGGGTACAGAGAGATATCTGTCCAAGGACAGTGACAgagactgaaggaaggaaagatttaCAACAGGggttggggaaaaaatggaataggGGTCAAGAATCTTATTTTTAATCAGGAGCCCtgacccaaagaaaagaaaactaccaaGAGCCGTAGAAACcaacttatttttgtatttttaagaagtCAAAATATACAACAGCCAGAttatctgcttttaaaattacaaacaagcaaagaaaatgaatctATATTCAAAAGATACAACAAAGACTGAAAGTAACGGTAATGGGAGTGCTTATAGTGACTGGGACAATGGGCAGCCTCATACCCTGcacgaaagtgaagtcgctcagtcgtgtccgactctttgcgaccccatgcaacccaccaggctcctctgtccatgggattttcgaggcaagaatactggagtgggttgccatttccttctccaggatacccTGCACGAGGGAGAGTTAATTGGTACAACCATTTTGAAGGGCAATTTGGTGatagaaagctttaaaaatgtgtgACTACCCTTTGGCCATTCATTCCTTTTCCAGGCATTTAGTCTAAAGAAATAATTGAACAAGtatgaaaagaaatacatacaAGTATGTACTTTATGGGGTTGTTTGTCATAGCAAAAAATGTCCAGTGGTTAAAGTTGGCTAAATACATTATGGTGCACTCACACAGTATAGTACTAGGCAACCAAAAAATGTATAGATTTTTACATATTGCAGAGGCAAAAAAGAAGGTTAGAAAGTATTATGTATAAtatagcatttaaaataaaaatatagatatttttacacagaaaatatgaataaatgtgaACTGAAATATTTGTGATTATCTCTGGGTGAGAGCATTACAGTCTTTCTCCTTCATCTGTACTTTCTAATGTTTCTACATGAGGACAAACTTAACAATTTTCAAAAGATACAACAAATTAAATTCATCTTGGTTTCCCAGTTACGccaaaaaaagtgggaaaagggaGAGCaagaataggaaaaggaaagagggagcaaaggaaagaaaaaaacagaagatgaaAAGAGGTTGCTGGAAGGAAGCAAGGGAAGGGATGAAGTGAAAGAGAGGAGAAATCAGAAAAAGAGGAGGGGCCAGGCAAAAGGGTATCTAATAGCCCCTGAGCTCAGGGTGTGTTAATCAGATGAATTGTTCTTGTCACATCCCGCTGTGGTATGTGGTGGGAAGGGcatcaccccaccccccaagatCTTATTGATTCTCTGACAGTTTACAATCATCCTTTTTTGTGTTAAGAAATAgcttgttttagttttttaaattcaacatctaatttaaagttatttatataaataatacatattagtTGTGTGACAAttagaaaacacaaacaaaaagagaaatcaaagttCTGCCATCATACGTATTTCAGAGATAACTGCTcttaatttgtttcatttgcttcccAACTTTGTTTCGGTAATTAAATATAAGACCACCTTAGATATTTATGACTTATCTTTCATTGCCTTtttgaaatgaaacattttattttgagatcAGTGTAGATTTACATGccgttgtaagaaataatacggAAAGATCCCACATCAATTTTTGTTAAACCACACTTCATTCACACTACCACATATATTGCCCTACAACTGGCCTTTTTCATTTAGTGGAGTAGCGTTAGCATATTTTACATCAACAAATgcacctcaaaagaaaaaaatacatatttggaaATATTATGCAAGTAAGATTATCTTGATAAAAGTaacaaagtatataaaaaagctaaggaataaatttaaatacatacagcttaaatgaataataatataaaactacTAAGGGACATGattaaaattaaaggaataaacacattttatttcctgggtcgacatacattttttaaactgaagatttttttctgtagGTTATTCTGGAAATTTTGTAGGGCTGTGAAAAAATGATTTAGGGTTTAGAACTACAGAGTAATTGAGACTCTTAAATAAGTTGATTAATTTACTGGCTATACCCCCAAATTCCTCTGATATTTAAAAGTGGATGGACTGCTTATCCACACTGTTTAATCTGAGCAATTAAGTTTGGTTTATTCCACAATACCTAAAGGTTACATTTGAACTAGTATTCATCAATTTGTTCTGAACCTTTTTCAAATGGAACCCAATTTTcaatctgttggatcacagagcaagaattaaagaaaaaaatggcaaagcaATTATTTCAGTGTAATCTAGAACTATAATACTATAACCAGAGTAATGTCTTTTGCTGTTACTTGCTGtagttattgttttatttctttgtttgggattttttttttaatggaaaaaatgggTTTCCCTACACAAAGGAGATATGGAAAAACATACgcaaataaagggaaaaagaaatgcaaaggaatGCAAAGTGGCAGCCTGAAGGTCACATCCAGcccttggaaaaataaaattttttgatttATCCAAATcaaagagagatttaaaaaatatctcttaATTAGCTgccaacatttgaaaatcaggaCATTCGCTTAAtgcaaattttaataatttaatccatattttaataatatggaTTTCTGGTGTACTGGATCTTTCAGTAGGCAGTCTAAGTGTGTGTTCAGGTTAGCAGTGAAGCAAAGGCCCCACCAACAATAAGGGAGAAAATCAGAGATTTTagaaaaaagcatttaatttCAGCACACATGTAAATTTTGTGTgatcttggaaaagaaaatgtaattaatgctttagaaatatatctactttaaatattatttgggaAGAGGCACTAGAATCTTTTCAGACTTTGAGCCTCTCAAAGTCTTATTCTGACCTTTATTTCCAGTTCTTCTTTAACAACCAGAGAATTTAGCCACACTGGACTGAAATTCCCAGTTGTTAGCTTCTATCAGATAAGACATTCACAGTCCCAtccactttttaattttcttataacTCTCTGGTCCACTCGTCCAGTGGGGTCCCTAGCATATACACAGACCAACAAGGATTTTTACTTACTCTTTCGGCCTTTTAAGTACTCAGGGTCAACCAGGACTACACCATCTATGGAGAGGGGGAGAGACGGCACCCTGGTCAGGAAAAGTCCTCAGACTATGAAACAGAAGCTCCTCTTCTGCATGGTCCTTTCTTGGCTTTCTTTCACTCCCTTGCTCCCACTCCCCTTCTCCCCAGGCTCTTTGCCTTTTCAGACTCACTGACCAATGGGTTCCACCATGTCCACATGGTCCACGAAGTCCCGTTTCCCCAGGTAGATGGATAGCTGTTGTGGAACAACCTCCCATGTTACTGTCATAATCTTCTTTTAATGGATTCCCCTGAAGGCCCCAACCCAAACCCCTGAGACCTTGAAGGACATACACATCTAtcccttttcccctttcatttgcCCAGCTGGGTCAGGTTCTCTCACCTTGCCATTGGAGCAGGTCTTCTTAAACACCCTAAGAGGAGAAAATCAGAGGACATGGAAGGGGATtggaagagaagggagggggagaagaagggaaaggaaagaaagggaattggggagaaaaggaaatatttctaGTATTAGAGGAAGAGGCCCAAGGAAAATGAAGTGACACCCAGGTGGAGGCAACACAAGTAGAAGAAAGGTTGCAAACCCCTCCACCCCAAAGGCAAGTCGTTGGGTTTGGGTAAGCCAcaagtcacagaagcagagaatTAGGAGTTCTTACATACCTAGACATGTTGGCCATGGTGTGGATGTTGAGCCTTTTCTggcaagaggggaaggagggaggctcaaTCATTTGGTCCCATTCTCCTTACCTGGCTTTGATATGCCATCTGGACACACCTGGTGTGACATAACCTTTTCTTCTTAGACACCTCACCACCATCCATGCTTCCTATTCTCCCTCCTACTGGGTTACTTATTCAGGCATACTCTCACCCATCCAGGACACAGGAAAAAACTCCCCTAGTTTTTACAAATTATTGACCAATCATACTGTTTGTTCTCCAGAAAGGATGAGGCTTTATTAAATAGCTGGGGCCCTCTCCTCTTGAGAGTGTTTTGGGAGAAGGAATTTGTTTGGAGAAAGGCCTTCATCCAGCAAAGTATGAAGAAAATTGTACTGGATGAGGTTGAGCATCACCTAGCACAGAGTAGATGCCAAGACATGTTTGTTAgatacatgaataaatgaatgaacaaaaccCAGACTCTGGTTTTTTCAATGGATTCTGAGCCTGAGTTCACCTCACGGTGGCCTTAACACAGCTAAGAAAGGAGAAAGGTGCAGATGAGTAAAGGTGCCCTCATGTTCTTGGTTGTTGGTGGCAGAAGCTGCTATGGAAGTTGAAAGCCTTCCTTGAACCTATTCACTGTTCTCATCATCCTCCCCAGATTTGCCCACTCTTACCCCCATCAATGTCGCCAGGTGCTAAACCTTGGAGTAGGGATctttagagagagaaagatatCTCGCTAATGCTTTTCTTTAATGTGTATTAGATCTGGCCCGAGAGGAGCTTAAGGGAGTTTTCGGAGGtctcttccagggtatctggGCCTGAGTGCCTGTCAGCTCTGTTGGGAAAGGTGCCCCTCAAATGCTTCTTGATATATTGAGGAAGGTgctaagggcaggggatatgggaCCTAGTATGGGCTGGAAATAAGAGGACTTTGGACTATTTACCTGGGGAGGAAGGTGAAGCTCACATCCGTCTCCAGCTCTGGTCGCTATGCTCGCCTCTCCAACCTCTTATACCCAAGGCCCTGTGAATTTTCAGATTGGTGGGGGTCAGGGGAGAAGAATAGGGTCCTGGGCGGGGGGCGGCGCATAAAATACTGCTTTATAAATAGCTCAGGTGCCAAGAGTTTGGAAAGCAGATTAGTGGACAAGAGATTA from Bos mutus isolate GX-2022 chromosome X, NWIPB_WYAK_1.1, whole genome shotgun sequence encodes:
- the ARR3 gene encoding arrestin-C, with protein sequence MANMSRVFKKTCSNGKLSIYLGKRDFVDHVDMVEPIDGVVLVDPEYLKGRKMFVMLTCAFRYGHDDLDVIGLTFRKDLYVQVQQVVPAESSSPRGPLTVLQERLLHKLGDNAYPFTLQMVVNLPCSVTLQPGPDDTGKACGVDFEVKSFCAENLEEKVSKRDSVRLVIRKIQFAPLEPGPGPWAQTVRRFLLSAQPLQLQAWMDKEVNYHGQPISVNVSINNSTNKVIKKIKISVDQITDVVLYSLDKYTKTVFVQEFTETIAANSTFSKSFAVTPLLADNCHKQGLALDGKLKQGDTNLASSTILRPGVDKELLGILVSYKVRVNLMVSCGGILGDLTASDVGVELPLILMHPKPSNEAASSEDIVIEEFAQQEPSGESQEALAAEGNEGS